The following coding sequences are from one Parabacteroides pacaensis window:
- a CDS encoding RagB/SusD family nutrient uptake outer membrane protein → MKKRCYLYSLLGLLLLSCNDSFLDRPPLDKLTDENYWQTEQHVINAANACYPAFVGKDIINMDCLGEDLIWYQDKSWRTISGGNYGSSHGTLNSVWEDRYESLRYCHYFLENYNRATSVSETSRERYAAEVRVIRAHQYWWLLSFFGDMPFITKTLNMSSPELYAPRTDKYASVDWLLDDLEACYKNLPESIEPSSKEFGRITQAAALTMKARLALQFADKAHPKYWEIAAEAAKRVMEMNKYTIYKTGNPEKDYENLFNFTGRASRNAANRETILAYVYNYDNNSNSKLIHNLSRECHVPDQQARFLPSKAFCDAYLCTDGKPFEVSAMADSSSYAAYFENRDPRMKQTVIYPGYAPYHGGRDGRDLSAIDKVFQTPRFNNDKKGSVSGTGFYCVKYVEPTKVPVYNTDDNDIILMRYAEVLLIYAEAMFEQGKLTQAIVDETINQLRGRVNMHPMILTELAAWGMDVRQEIHRERRIELFMEGFRWFDVVRWKEGWRLGQPIKGINKSWVHPSQKEYIESYATDTYGYLILDNTRQFVDPKNYLFCLPQQQMERNPNLRPNNPGWD, encoded by the coding sequence ATGAAAAAGAGATGCTATTTATACAGTTTACTGGGTCTGCTCCTTCTATCTTGTAACGACAGTTTTCTAGACAGACCTCCTTTGGACAAACTGACAGACGAAAACTACTGGCAGACCGAACAGCATGTAATCAATGCCGCCAACGCTTGTTATCCTGCTTTTGTAGGAAAAGATATTATCAATATGGATTGCCTGGGCGAAGACTTGATCTGGTATCAGGACAAAAGCTGGCGTACCATCAGCGGGGGCAATTACGGTTCTTCGCACGGCACGTTGAACTCGGTATGGGAAGACCGGTACGAAAGTCTCCGCTATTGTCATTACTTCCTGGAAAATTACAACCGGGCGACGAGTGTTTCCGAGACAAGCCGCGAACGCTATGCGGCCGAGGTAAGAGTAATCCGGGCACATCAGTATTGGTGGCTCCTCTCCTTCTTCGGTGATATGCCGTTTATTACCAAGACCCTGAATATGTCTTCGCCGGAATTGTATGCACCCCGCACGGATAAATATGCTTCGGTAGACTGGTTGTTGGACGACCTGGAGGCGTGCTATAAGAACCTTCCCGAATCGATCGAGCCTTCTTCCAAAGAGTTCGGCCGGATTACCCAAGCGGCAGCGTTGACCATGAAGGCGCGGCTGGCGTTGCAATTTGCCGACAAAGCTCATCCTAAGTATTGGGAAATAGCTGCGGAAGCTGCCAAGCGGGTGATGGAGATGAACAAATACACGATTTATAAGACGGGTAACCCGGAGAAAGATTACGAAAACCTGTTTAACTTTACGGGCCGTGCTTCCCGTAATGCCGCCAACAGAGAAACCATCTTGGCTTATGTCTATAACTATGATAATAACTCTAATTCCAAATTGATTCACAACTTGAGCCGGGAATGTCATGTTCCCGACCAGCAGGCGCGCTTTTTGCCTTCCAAGGCGTTTTGCGATGCCTATCTCTGCACAGACGGTAAGCCGTTCGAAGTATCTGCCATGGCGGACAGTTCTTCGTATGCCGCTTACTTTGAAAATCGCGATCCCCGGATGAAGCAAACGGTGATTTATCCCGGGTATGCTCCTTATCACGGGGGTCGCGACGGCAGGGACTTAAGTGCAATAGACAAGGTTTTCCAGACGCCTCGTTTCAACAACGATAAGAAGGGTTCGGTCAGCGGAACCGGTTTCTACTGCGTAAAGTATGTGGAGCCTACCAAAGTGCCTGTGTATAACACGGATGATAACGACATCATCTTGATGCGTTATGCCGAAGTGTTGCTTATTTATGCGGAAGCGATGTTCGAACAGGGCAAGCTGACGCAGGCAATCGTGGACGAAACGATCAACCAGTTGCGGGGCCGGGTAAATATGCATCCTATGATTTTGACCGAGCTAGCGGCTTGGGGCATGGATGTACGCCAGGAAATCCACCGGGAACGCCGCATAGAGTTGTTTATGGAAGGGTTCCGCTGGTTCGATGTAGTCCGTTGGAAAGAAGGCTGGCGGTTAGGGCAGCCTATCAAGGGGATTAACAAGTCGTGGGTTCATCCTTCGCAAAAGGAATATATCGAAAGTTATGCTACCGATACGTATGGGTACTTGATTTTGGATAATACCCGGCAATTCGTGGATCCCAAGAATTATTTGTTCTGCTTGCCCCAGCAACAAATGGAACGGAACCCGAATTTACGACCTAATAATCCGGGGTGGGATTAA
- a CDS encoding endonuclease/exonuclease/phosphatase family protein codes for MKYLSALLIVLLLCPGRATGQDKTRLKVMTYNLRFGELASLKELGEFIKSENPDVVFLQEVDVRTQRKRAPRQNGKNFISELGYYTEMMSLFGKSINYEGGYYGLGILSKYPFSSSRRMDLPMVEAGREQRSLLTATVVLDNGEEITVASTHLDLKPEIRLVQAEAINEMLRKSSQPVLLGGDFNARPQSPEIAQGMSDWQRSCPDDVYTIPAKAPKSKIDYLFSFPRNRWKVIQSYVPEVFLSDHRPVVAVIELIK; via the coding sequence ATGAAATATCTATCCGCACTTCTTATCGTCTTGCTGCTTTGTCCGGGTCGGGCAACGGGACAAGATAAAACCCGGCTAAAAGTAATGACTTACAATCTCCGCTTCGGGGAACTGGCTTCCCTGAAGGAATTGGGAGAATTTATCAAAAGTGAAAATCCCGATGTGGTCTTCTTGCAAGAAGTAGATGTACGGACGCAACGGAAAAGAGCTCCCCGCCAAAACGGTAAAAACTTCATCTCCGAGCTAGGATATTATACGGAAATGATGAGCCTGTTCGGAAAATCTATCAATTACGAGGGCGGTTATTACGGATTAGGCATCCTGTCCAAGTATCCTTTTTCTTCTTCCCGGAGGATGGATTTGCCTATGGTAGAGGCGGGACGGGAGCAACGAAGCCTGTTAACGGCGACTGTCGTATTGGATAACGGGGAAGAAATAACCGTAGCCAGCACGCATCTGGACTTGAAACCGGAAATACGTCTTGTACAGGCAGAAGCTATCAACGAGATGCTCCGGAAAAGCAGTCAACCCGTGCTGCTGGGAGGCGATTTCAATGCCCGGCCCCAATCTCCCGAAATCGCACAAGGGATGAGCGATTGGCAACGTTCCTGTCCGGACGACGTCTATACGATCCCGGCCAAAGCTCCCAAATCCAAGATCGATTATCTGTTTTCTTTCCCACGGAATCGCTGGAAAGTAATACAGTCATACGTGCCGGAAGTCTTTTTATCAGACCACCGGCCGGTCGTGGCTGTCATCGAATTAATTAAATAG
- a CDS encoding TonB-dependent receptor — translation MRRTKSTFYLSPAKWKILLLCLCLLPRLATPLPGQSKKITLHEEDKNLSVVLKKIEMQTNLKFFFSEHAIQVNRPVSIQVSGAELSTVLDKLFASSEIRWEIAGQQILLYNKNEKAAGPQSGNQANITVTGTVVDASGEPLMGVNIREKGTNNGAVTDLDGKFTIKINKASATLQFSYVGFVTKELNAGKSRTLKVVLEENSKALNEVVVVGYGLAKKVNLTGAVAVASPEDLTTRPISSVSNGLQGLLPGVSIVNSTGLPGQSNGTIRVRGVGTTGDATPLVLIDGVEGNINILNPEDIENISVLKDAASASIYGARGANGVILVTTKNVGGKESKPQINLNGYYGLQAPTRLPEMVDAVTYMKMDMEATKNVGKPANYTESHLQKILDGSDPDYFNNTDWIDAIFKKSAPQQNYNINVSGKSPLMGYYISYGYLNQEGLTVGNTTKSHRHNIRLKLNTTIAKIVDVTANIGYTNREYSSPAGEFKSGSGAIYSAMSISPVIPVKFTDGRWGYGGGSANPVALLHDSGYNNFESQEASANFTGKINILKGWNATATYSFIQSNSLREVLSKTIHYYRPDTEEIWYSTNPTNKLEERDYTNIKQTLILQTNFERQFGKHTLSAIAGFSQEWYNSKDFSAQRTNLLTEKDPSLGLGSKDTQTNGASATSWAIRSGFGRVNYNYDERYLLEANVRYDLTSRFYKPNRGGVFPSFSGAWRVSEEAFIKENISFFDNLKIRASWGILGNQYVGSNSYPYLAVISTIDKVPHFGVTPSDGYSQRTMPNPDLTWETIHMTNIGLDIALLNNRLNFTADYFVKDTKDILLKLSYPGILGLDPTEQNAGKVRNRGWELDIQWRDKIGDFGYGIGFNLSDVRNKITDFGGLPYQLTNSGHSIRRVGDPIDAFYGYVSGGFATPEDFESYNPTTGRYENPKFPVLVDDAKDVQPGDIILRDISGPDGVPDGKIDPDYDRQVIGSNIPRYTYSAKGDLSWKGFDFSFMLQGVGKANNVITGSGRHAFLSQSNYPQKVHLDHWSFENPNPKAAYPRLTFDKNYNQRFSTFWLEDASYLRLKNIQIGYSFTQPWMQKLSLNKLRLYFSADNLFTATDYFYAYDPESPLTSGGLYPQVKTFVFGFNLTFK, via the coding sequence ATGAGAAGAACGAAATCTACCTTTTATCTATCTCCGGCAAAGTGGAAAATCCTTTTACTTTGCCTGTGCCTTCTTCCTCGGTTAGCTACTCCGCTACCGGGACAGAGTAAGAAAATAACCCTGCACGAAGAAGACAAGAATCTCTCCGTCGTCCTGAAAAAGATAGAGATGCAAACCAACCTTAAATTCTTTTTCAGCGAACATGCTATCCAGGTAAACCGGCCGGTATCCATCCAGGTATCCGGTGCAGAGCTTTCTACCGTTTTGGACAAGCTATTTGCCTCCTCGGAAATCAGATGGGAAATAGCGGGCCAACAAATCCTTTTATACAATAAGAACGAAAAAGCAGCCGGTCCCCAATCAGGTAACCAAGCAAACATAACGGTTACAGGAACCGTTGTCGATGCGTCAGGCGAGCCGCTCATGGGAGTAAATATCCGCGAGAAGGGGACAAATAACGGAGCCGTGACAGACCTGGACGGAAAGTTTACAATCAAAATAAACAAAGCAAGTGCTACCTTGCAATTCTCTTACGTCGGCTTTGTTACCAAGGAACTAAATGCCGGGAAAAGCAGAACGTTAAAAGTAGTGCTGGAAGAAAATTCCAAGGCATTAAACGAAGTAGTAGTAGTTGGCTACGGTTTAGCCAAGAAGGTAAATCTTACCGGAGCCGTGGCGGTAGCTTCGCCCGAAGACTTGACTACACGGCCCATCTCTTCGGTATCCAACGGGTTGCAAGGACTTCTGCCGGGGGTCAGTATCGTTAACTCCACCGGCTTGCCGGGGCAATCGAACGGAACGATCCGGGTGCGCGGAGTGGGAACGACCGGCGATGCGACGCCTTTAGTCCTGATAGACGGCGTAGAAGGAAACATCAACATCCTGAATCCCGAAGATATTGAAAACATCTCTGTACTAAAAGATGCAGCCTCAGCTTCTATTTACGGGGCACGCGGAGCCAACGGAGTCATATTAGTAACCACGAAAAACGTGGGAGGCAAAGAAAGCAAACCCCAGATCAATTTAAATGGTTACTACGGACTCCAGGCCCCTACCCGCTTGCCGGAAATGGTAGATGCCGTTACGTACATGAAAATGGATATGGAAGCTACCAAAAATGTAGGAAAACCGGCTAATTATACAGAATCCCACTTACAAAAAATACTGGATGGTTCCGACCCGGACTACTTTAATAACACCGATTGGATAGATGCCATATTCAAAAAATCGGCTCCCCAGCAAAATTACAATATCAATGTAAGCGGGAAGAGCCCGTTAATGGGCTATTATATCTCTTACGGATATTTAAACCAGGAAGGACTGACCGTAGGAAATACCACCAAATCACACCGCCACAATATCCGGCTGAAGTTAAACACTACGATTGCCAAAATAGTAGACGTAACGGCAAACATCGGGTACACCAACCGCGAATATTCATCGCCGGCAGGAGAGTTCAAAAGCGGAAGCGGGGCCATTTACTCGGCCATGTCTATCAGCCCGGTGATTCCCGTTAAATTCACCGACGGGCGTTGGGGTTACGGAGGCGGTTCCGCCAATCCGGTAGCTTTACTTCACGATTCCGGCTACAATAATTTCGAATCGCAGGAAGCCAGTGCGAACTTTACGGGAAAAATCAATATACTGAAAGGCTGGAACGCTACAGCTACCTATAGTTTCATCCAGTCCAACTCTTTACGAGAAGTTTTATCCAAAACGATTCATTATTACCGGCCCGATACGGAAGAGATCTGGTATTCCACCAACCCGACGAATAAATTGGAAGAACGCGATTATACCAATATTAAACAAACCCTTATCCTGCAAACGAACTTCGAACGCCAGTTCGGGAAACATACGCTTTCCGCCATTGCCGGCTTCTCCCAGGAATGGTATAATTCAAAAGACTTTTCCGCCCAGCGTACCAACCTCTTGACGGAAAAAGACCCCAGCCTCGGATTAGGTTCAAAAGATACCCAGACCAACGGCGCATCGGCCACTTCCTGGGCAATCCGTTCCGGTTTCGGTCGTGTGAATTATAACTACGACGAACGGTACTTGCTGGAAGCGAATGTCCGGTACGATTTGACTTCCCGCTTTTACAAACCCAACCGGGGAGGCGTATTCCCTTCTTTCTCCGGTGCATGGAGGGTGTCCGAAGAAGCTTTTATAAAAGAGAATATTTCTTTCTTCGACAACCTGAAAATCCGGGCATCCTGGGGGATCTTGGGAAACCAGTATGTAGGTTCCAACAGTTATCCTTATTTGGCTGTAATCAGTACGATAGATAAAGTACCTCATTTCGGGGTAACTCCAAGCGACGGATATTCCCAGCGTACCATGCCCAATCCCGACCTTACCTGGGAAACGATCCACATGACGAACATCGGTCTCGATATAGCCCTCCTGAACAACCGGCTCAATTTTACAGCCGATTATTTTGTTAAAGACACGAAAGATATCTTGCTAAAACTTTCCTATCCGGGTATCCTCGGATTAGACCCCACAGAGCAAAATGCAGGGAAAGTGCGTAACCGGGGGTGGGAACTGGATATACAGTGGAGAGACAAAATAGGGGATTTCGGCTACGGCATCGGCTTTAACTTGTCGGACGTGCGTAACAAAATCACCGATTTCGGCGGGTTGCCGTATCAGTTAACCAACAGCGGCCATTCCATCCGCCGGGTGGGTGATCCTATCGACGCATTCTACGGCTATGTATCCGGCGGGTTTGCCACACCGGAAGATTTCGAGTCGTATAACCCGACAACGGGGCGGTACGAGAATCCCAAATTCCCGGTATTGGTAGACGACGCGAAAGATGTACAGCCGGGTGATATCATACTAAGGGATATCAGCGGCCCGGACGGTGTACCCGACGGCAAGATCGACCCGGATTACGACCGGCAGGTAATCGGCAGCAACATTCCCCGTTACACCTATTCGGCCAAAGGAGATCTTAGCTGGAAAGGCTTCGATTTCAGCTTCATGCTACAAGGTGTGGGAAAGGCGAATAATGTAATTACGGGAAGCGGCCGGCATGCTTTCCTTAGTCAGTCCAATTATCCGCAAAAAGTCCATCTGGATCACTGGTCTTTCGAAAACCCGAATCCCAAGGCTGCTTATCCGCGCCTTACTTTCGACAAAAATTACAACCAGCGTTTTTCTACTTTCTGGCTGGAAGATGCTTCTTACTTGCGTTTGAAAAACATTCAGATAGGATATTCTTTTACCCAGCCCTGGATGCAAAAACTGAGCTTGAATAAGTTGCGCCTTTATTTCTCGGCCGACAACTTGTTTACCGCAACCGACTATTTCTACGCTTACGATCCCGAATCTCCTCTTACCAGCGGCGGTCTCTACCCCCAAGTAAAAACGTTTGTATTCGGTTTCAATCTAACATTCAAATAA
- a CDS encoding endonuclease/exonuclease/phosphatase family protein — MKNTISLFLLLCFLFQGGMKAQTPERKLLKIISFNIRMSGEKTGYQPQPFADFISEQQPDLVALQEVDYKVSRSGNKDFLTELAALTGMFPVFAKAIDTGGGEYGVGILSKYPVGSSEIEALPFPSGAKEKRVALICHITFPDNFDMKFISTHLDHSSEAVRSEMVQGLNSKNILSGNNPVIVCGDFNAKPFESTIAVGMKRWKPVGDNTNTYPSDNPSSKIDYIFAYPVAKWETVRYEVLPLPISDHCALVSEVQFSK, encoded by the coding sequence ATGAAAAATACAATATCACTCTTCCTATTGCTTTGCTTCCTTTTTCAAGGAGGAATGAAAGCCCAGACACCGGAACGGAAGCTATTGAAGATTATCAGCTTCAATATCCGCATGTCCGGCGAGAAAACCGGTTACCAGCCCCAGCCTTTTGCCGACTTCATTTCAGAGCAGCAACCGGACCTGGTCGCCCTGCAAGAAGTGGATTACAAGGTTTCCCGCAGTGGAAACAAAGACTTCCTTACGGAGCTGGCAGCATTGACCGGCATGTTTCCCGTGTTTGCCAAAGCCATCGATACCGGAGGAGGCGAGTACGGAGTAGGCATCCTGTCCAAGTACCCCGTCGGGAGCTCCGAGATAGAAGCCTTGCCTTTCCCTTCCGGGGCAAAAGAAAAGCGCGTCGCTTTAATCTGCCACATCACCTTTCCGGACAATTTCGACATGAAATTTATCAGTACCCACCTCGACCACTCGTCGGAAGCAGTACGCAGTGAGATGGTGCAAGGATTAAACAGCAAAAACATCTTGTCCGGCAACAATCCGGTAATCGTATGCGGCGATTTCAACGCCAAGCCGTTTGAAAGCACCATCGCCGTAGGGATGAAACGCTGGAAACCGGTAGGAGATAATACGAACACCTATCCGTCCGACAACCCTTCTTCCAAGATAGACTACATTTTCGCATATCCTGTGGCCAAGTGGGAAACGGTACGATATGAAGTGTTGCCGCTGCCTATCTCGGACCATTGCGCACTTGTTTCAGAAGTTCAATTCTCTAAATAA